The following proteins come from a genomic window of Trifolium pratense cultivar HEN17-A07 linkage group LG4, ARS_RC_1.1, whole genome shotgun sequence:
- the LOC123921687 gene encoding disease resistance protein RPV1-like isoform X1: MAYLSSGASQIIYARQYRHSGSNAIVARTSNMEMRQLRDCGTNHRISKHQLNMWAIAGIKKNKFVNKIVVKAVAEKEMSNNTPHSKYDVFVSFRGEDIRRGFLSHLVEISSRKQINVFVDDKLTRGEDISDSLFQAIEGSCISLIIFSENYASSRWCLEELAKIIECKEKYGQIVIPVFYEVDPSNVRYQKKSYENAFAEHEKRYKSKVQIWRRALNISANLSGITSSSLQNDAELLEEIINVVVKTMSNHPIITKGLIGIGKTIARLESLLRQESEKVRVIGIWGMGGIGKTTVAEMYFNQNFSEYDGGCFLEKVSEELVRHGITYLKEKLFSTLLAEDVKINSPNWLSDYTAKRIGRMKVLIVLDDVKEEDQLEKLFGTLDWFRPDSRIIVTARDKQVLIANKVDDHDILEVRELEPSEALELFNLNAFKQRHLERDYYDLSERVVNYAKGIPLVLKVLGNLLCGKEREVWESRLDKLKRMQNPEVYDVLRLSYDDLDHLEKKYFLDIACFFNGLSLKVDYMQLLLKDYESDNSVVVGLESLKDKALITISKYNVISMHDMIQEMGREVVRKESSEDPSKRSRLWDPEEICDAFKNVKGTDALPAIRSIRADLSVIRKLKLSSHVFAKMTNLKFLDFNGWYDQECFDLQGPQSFPTGLRYLHWIHYPLKSFPEKFSAENLVILDLSRGLVEKLWSGVQELVNLREVRLSNSVLLKELPDFSKATSLNVLLMEHCTGLESIHPSIFSLQKLMQLDLSLCFSLATFTSSSHLSSLHYLNLGFCTNLSKFSVTLENIIELDLTAIPINALPASIGFQSKLETLVLKLTEIESIPSSIKNLTRLRKLDIQRCKKLLALPELPSSLETLLVECISLKTVMFPSTAAEQFKENKKRVEFWNCLNLDKRSLINIGFNMQINLMKFAYQHLLTLEHDSVESYVDYKDNYASYQAVYVYPGSSVPEWFEYKTTKNEMIVDLSSHLSPLLGFVFCFILVEDSQHCYGIELKITTIDAEGDGEKDGIIIYMNRSCFYIESDHVCMIYDQQFSHYLTSIAKNQTRFKIKVTARRQTKTYREIPEVELKGFGISPVYNSTYHDLIHQMKRLI, translated from the exons ATGGCATATCTGTCTTCGGGAGCTTCTCAAATAATATATGCG agacAATACAGGCATTCTGGAAGTAATGCAATTGTTGCTAGAACATCTAACATGGAAATGCGGCAACTACGGGACTGTGGCACAAATCAT AGAATTTCAAAGCACCAGTTAAACATGTGGGCTATTGCAGGAATTAAGAAGAACAAGTTTGTCAATAAAATTGTCGTAAAG gctgtagcagaaaaggaaATGTCAAACAATACTCCTCATTCCAAGTATGATGTTTTTGTAAGCTTTAGAGGCGAGGACATCCGCCGAGGCTTTCTCAGCCATTTGGTTGAGATATCTTCTCGAAAGCAAATAAATGTCTTTGTTGACGACAAACTTACGAGGGGAGAGGACATATCAGATTCACTTTTTCAAGCAATTGAAGGGTCATGCATTTCATTGATCATATTCTCAGAAAACTATGCTTCTTCACGTTGGTGTTTAGAAGAGCTTGCCAAAATAATTGAGTGCAAAGAGAAATATGGACAGATTGTAATACCTGTTTTCTATGAAGTAGATCCTTCAAATGTACGATATCAAAAGAAGAGTTATGAAAATGCATTTGCTGAACATGAAAAAAGGTATAAGTCCAAGGTGCAGATATGGAGACGTGCTTTGAATATATCTGCTAATTTGTCAGGAATTACATCATCAAGTCTTCA GAATGATGCTGAGCTACTTGAAGAAATCATCAATGTCGTGGTGAAGACAATGAGTAACCACCCTATTATCACAAAAGGACTTATTGGAATTGGTAAAACAATTGCACGTTTAGAATCATTGTTACGTCAAGAGTCAGAAAAGGTTCGTGTCATTGGAATTTGGGGTATGGGAGGCATTGGCAAAACTACTGTTGCAGAAATGTATTTTAACCAAAATTTCTCTGAATATGACGGTGGTTGTTTTTTGGAAAAGGTAAGTGAAGAACTCGTACGGCATGGAATAACATATTTAAAAGAAAAGCTTTTTTCTACACTATTAGCTGAAGATGTGAAAATCAATTCACCAAATTGGCTGTCGGATTATACTGCGAAAAGGATTGGCCGCATGAAGGTTCTTATTGTTCTTGATGATGTTAAGGAAGAAGACCAACTTGAGAAGTTATTTGGTACTCTTGATTGGTTTCGACCCGATAGTAGAATAATTGTAACAGCTAGAGATAAGCAAGTACTTATTGCTAATAAAGTTGATGATCATGATATATTAGAAGTTCGGGAATTGGAGCCTAGTGAAGCACTTGAGCTTTTCAATTTGAATGCCTTTAAACAACGTCATCTTGAAAGGGATTATTATGATTTATCAGAGAGGGTGGTCAATTATGCTAAAGGAATTCCATTAGTTCTTAAAGTTTTGGGTAATCTGCTTTGTGGAAAAGAAAGGGAAGTATGGGAAAGTCGGCTAGATAAACTTAAGAGAATGCAAAATCCTGAAGTTTATGATGTACTGAGACTCAGTTATGATGATCTTGATCATttagagaaaaaatattttttagatattgCTTGTTTCTTCAATGGGTTGAGTTTGAAAGTGGACTACATGCAACTTTTATTGAAAGATTATGAAAGTGACAATTCAGTGGTTGTTGGGTTAGAAAGTTTGAAAGATAAAGCTCTTATAACTATTTCTAAATATAATGTAATATCTATGCATGACATGATACAAGAAATGGGTAGGGAGGTTGTTCGCAAAGAATCCAGTGAAGATCCTAGTAAACGCAGTCGATTATGGGATCCTGAAGAAATTTGTGATGCATTTAAAAATGTTaag GGTACTGATGCACTGCCAGCTATTAGAAGCATAAGGGCAGACTTGTCAGTAATTAGGAAGCTGAAGTTAAGCTCCCATGTATTTGCCAAGATGACCAATCTGaaatttttggattttaatgGTTGGTACGATCAAgaatgttttgatcttcaaggGCCTCAATCTTTTCCAACTGGTCTAAGATATCTTCATTGGATACATTATCCTCTAAAATCATTCCCAGAGAAGTTTTCTGCAGAGAACCTTGTTATATTGGACTTGTCACGTGGCCTAGTGGAAAAGCTTTGGTCTGGAGTGCAG GAACTAGTTAATCTAAGAGAAGTTCGACTCTCTAATTCAGTATTACTGAAGGAGTTACCAGACTTTTCCAAAGCCACAAGTCTTAATGTATTGCTTATGGAACATTGTACTGGGTTGGAAAGCATCCATCCATCTATTTTCTCTCTTCAAAAGCTTATGCAATTGGACCTAAGTCTTTGCTTTTCCCTTGCAACATTTACAAGCAGTTCCCATTTAAGCTCCCTCCATTATCTCAACCTTGGATTTTGCACAAATCTTAGTAAATTCTCAGTGACTTTGGAGAATATAATAGAATTAGATCTAACTGCCATTCCCATCAATGCACTGCCAGCATCTATTGGATTTCAAAGCAAGCTAGAAACCCTGGTTTTAAAACTCACTGAAATTGAGAGCATACCTTCAAGTATCAAGAATCTTACAAGACTAAGAAAACTAGACATACAACGTTGCAAAAAGCTTCTGGCTCTACCTGAGCTTCCTTCATCACTTGAAACTCTACTTGTTGAATGTATATCATTGAAGACTGTAATGTTCCCTTCAACAGCTGCTGAACAATTCAAGGAAAACAAGAAAAGGGTTGAGTTCTGGAATTGCTTGAATCTGGACAAACGTTCTCTCATAAATATTGGGTTTAATATGCAAATCAATTTGATGAAGTTTGCATATCAACATTTACTGACACTGGAACATGATTCTGTTGAAAGTTATGTTGATTACAAAGACAACTATGCTTCTTATCAAGCAGTGTATGTGTATCCTGGAAGTAGTGTTCCAGAGTGGTTCGAGTACAAGACAACAAAGAATGAGATGATTGTTGATCTCTCTTCTCATCTCTCGCCTTTGTTGGGCTTTGTTTTTTGCTTCATCCTTGTTGAAGACTCCCAACATTGTTACGGAATTGAATTGAAAATCACTACAATTGATGCTGAGGGTGATGGTGAAAAGGATGGTATAATTATCTACATGAATAGGTCATGTTTCTATATTGAATCAGATCATGTGTGCATGATTTACGACCAACAATTTTCTCACTACCTAACCAGCATAGCAAAAAATCAGACAAGGTTTAAAATCAAAGTCACAGCAAGGAGACAAACCAAGACATATAGAGAAATACCAGAGGTGGAGCTAAAAGGGTTTGGCATCAGCCCTGTATACAACTCAACATACCACGATCTTATTCACCAGATGAAGAGGTTGATTTAG
- the LOC123921687 gene encoding disease resistance protein RPV1-like isoform X2, translating into MAYLSSGASQIIYARQYRHSGSNAIVARTSNMEMRQLRDCGTNHRISKHQLNMWAIAGIKKNKFVNKIVVKAVAEKEMSNNTPHSKYDVFVSFRGEDIRRGFLSHLVEISSRKQINVFVDDKLTRGEDISDSLFQAIEGSCISLIIFSENYASSRWCLEELAKIIECKEKYGQIVIPVFYEVDPSNVRYQKKSYENAFAEHEKRYKSKVQIWRRALNISANLSGITSSSLQNDAELLEEIINVVVKTMSNHPIITKGLIGIGKTIARLESLLRQESEKVSEELVRHGITYLKEKLFSTLLAEDVKINSPNWLSDYTAKRIGRMKVLIVLDDVKEEDQLEKLFGTLDWFRPDSRIIVTARDKQVLIANKVDDHDILEVRELEPSEALELFNLNAFKQRHLERDYYDLSERVVNYAKGIPLVLKVLGNLLCGKEREVWESRLDKLKRMQNPEVYDVLRLSYDDLDHLEKKYFLDIACFFNGLSLKVDYMQLLLKDYESDNSVVVGLESLKDKALITISKYNVISMHDMIQEMGREVVRKESSEDPSKRSRLWDPEEICDAFKNVKGTDALPAIRSIRADLSVIRKLKLSSHVFAKMTNLKFLDFNGWYDQECFDLQGPQSFPTGLRYLHWIHYPLKSFPEKFSAENLVILDLSRGLVEKLWSGVQELVNLREVRLSNSVLLKELPDFSKATSLNVLLMEHCTGLESIHPSIFSLQKLMQLDLSLCFSLATFTSSSHLSSLHYLNLGFCTNLSKFSVTLENIIELDLTAIPINALPASIGFQSKLETLVLKLTEIESIPSSIKNLTRLRKLDIQRCKKLLALPELPSSLETLLVECISLKTVMFPSTAAEQFKENKKRVEFWNCLNLDKRSLINIGFNMQINLMKFAYQHLLTLEHDSVESYVDYKDNYASYQAVYVYPGSSVPEWFEYKTTKNEMIVDLSSHLSPLLGFVFCFILVEDSQHCYGIELKITTIDAEGDGEKDGIIIYMNRSCFYIESDHVCMIYDQQFSHYLTSIAKNQTRFKIKVTARRQTKTYREIPEVELKGFGISPVYNSTYHDLIHQMKRLI; encoded by the exons ATGGCATATCTGTCTTCGGGAGCTTCTCAAATAATATATGCG agacAATACAGGCATTCTGGAAGTAATGCAATTGTTGCTAGAACATCTAACATGGAAATGCGGCAACTACGGGACTGTGGCACAAATCAT AGAATTTCAAAGCACCAGTTAAACATGTGGGCTATTGCAGGAATTAAGAAGAACAAGTTTGTCAATAAAATTGTCGTAAAG gctgtagcagaaaaggaaATGTCAAACAATACTCCTCATTCCAAGTATGATGTTTTTGTAAGCTTTAGAGGCGAGGACATCCGCCGAGGCTTTCTCAGCCATTTGGTTGAGATATCTTCTCGAAAGCAAATAAATGTCTTTGTTGACGACAAACTTACGAGGGGAGAGGACATATCAGATTCACTTTTTCAAGCAATTGAAGGGTCATGCATTTCATTGATCATATTCTCAGAAAACTATGCTTCTTCACGTTGGTGTTTAGAAGAGCTTGCCAAAATAATTGAGTGCAAAGAGAAATATGGACAGATTGTAATACCTGTTTTCTATGAAGTAGATCCTTCAAATGTACGATATCAAAAGAAGAGTTATGAAAATGCATTTGCTGAACATGAAAAAAGGTATAAGTCCAAGGTGCAGATATGGAGACGTGCTTTGAATATATCTGCTAATTTGTCAGGAATTACATCATCAAGTCTTCA GAATGATGCTGAGCTACTTGAAGAAATCATCAATGTCGTGGTGAAGACAATGAGTAACCACCCTATTATCACAAAAGGACTTATTGGAATTGGTAAAACAATTGCACGTTTAGAATCATTGTTACGTCAAGAGTCAGAAAAG GTAAGTGAAGAACTCGTACGGCATGGAATAACATATTTAAAAGAAAAGCTTTTTTCTACACTATTAGCTGAAGATGTGAAAATCAATTCACCAAATTGGCTGTCGGATTATACTGCGAAAAGGATTGGCCGCATGAAGGTTCTTATTGTTCTTGATGATGTTAAGGAAGAAGACCAACTTGAGAAGTTATTTGGTACTCTTGATTGGTTTCGACCCGATAGTAGAATAATTGTAACAGCTAGAGATAAGCAAGTACTTATTGCTAATAAAGTTGATGATCATGATATATTAGAAGTTCGGGAATTGGAGCCTAGTGAAGCACTTGAGCTTTTCAATTTGAATGCCTTTAAACAACGTCATCTTGAAAGGGATTATTATGATTTATCAGAGAGGGTGGTCAATTATGCTAAAGGAATTCCATTAGTTCTTAAAGTTTTGGGTAATCTGCTTTGTGGAAAAGAAAGGGAAGTATGGGAAAGTCGGCTAGATAAACTTAAGAGAATGCAAAATCCTGAAGTTTATGATGTACTGAGACTCAGTTATGATGATCTTGATCATttagagaaaaaatattttttagatattgCTTGTTTCTTCAATGGGTTGAGTTTGAAAGTGGACTACATGCAACTTTTATTGAAAGATTATGAAAGTGACAATTCAGTGGTTGTTGGGTTAGAAAGTTTGAAAGATAAAGCTCTTATAACTATTTCTAAATATAATGTAATATCTATGCATGACATGATACAAGAAATGGGTAGGGAGGTTGTTCGCAAAGAATCCAGTGAAGATCCTAGTAAACGCAGTCGATTATGGGATCCTGAAGAAATTTGTGATGCATTTAAAAATGTTaag GGTACTGATGCACTGCCAGCTATTAGAAGCATAAGGGCAGACTTGTCAGTAATTAGGAAGCTGAAGTTAAGCTCCCATGTATTTGCCAAGATGACCAATCTGaaatttttggattttaatgGTTGGTACGATCAAgaatgttttgatcttcaaggGCCTCAATCTTTTCCAACTGGTCTAAGATATCTTCATTGGATACATTATCCTCTAAAATCATTCCCAGAGAAGTTTTCTGCAGAGAACCTTGTTATATTGGACTTGTCACGTGGCCTAGTGGAAAAGCTTTGGTCTGGAGTGCAG GAACTAGTTAATCTAAGAGAAGTTCGACTCTCTAATTCAGTATTACTGAAGGAGTTACCAGACTTTTCCAAAGCCACAAGTCTTAATGTATTGCTTATGGAACATTGTACTGGGTTGGAAAGCATCCATCCATCTATTTTCTCTCTTCAAAAGCTTATGCAATTGGACCTAAGTCTTTGCTTTTCCCTTGCAACATTTACAAGCAGTTCCCATTTAAGCTCCCTCCATTATCTCAACCTTGGATTTTGCACAAATCTTAGTAAATTCTCAGTGACTTTGGAGAATATAATAGAATTAGATCTAACTGCCATTCCCATCAATGCACTGCCAGCATCTATTGGATTTCAAAGCAAGCTAGAAACCCTGGTTTTAAAACTCACTGAAATTGAGAGCATACCTTCAAGTATCAAGAATCTTACAAGACTAAGAAAACTAGACATACAACGTTGCAAAAAGCTTCTGGCTCTACCTGAGCTTCCTTCATCACTTGAAACTCTACTTGTTGAATGTATATCATTGAAGACTGTAATGTTCCCTTCAACAGCTGCTGAACAATTCAAGGAAAACAAGAAAAGGGTTGAGTTCTGGAATTGCTTGAATCTGGACAAACGTTCTCTCATAAATATTGGGTTTAATATGCAAATCAATTTGATGAAGTTTGCATATCAACATTTACTGACACTGGAACATGATTCTGTTGAAAGTTATGTTGATTACAAAGACAACTATGCTTCTTATCAAGCAGTGTATGTGTATCCTGGAAGTAGTGTTCCAGAGTGGTTCGAGTACAAGACAACAAAGAATGAGATGATTGTTGATCTCTCTTCTCATCTCTCGCCTTTGTTGGGCTTTGTTTTTTGCTTCATCCTTGTTGAAGACTCCCAACATTGTTACGGAATTGAATTGAAAATCACTACAATTGATGCTGAGGGTGATGGTGAAAAGGATGGTATAATTATCTACATGAATAGGTCATGTTTCTATATTGAATCAGATCATGTGTGCATGATTTACGACCAACAATTTTCTCACTACCTAACCAGCATAGCAAAAAATCAGACAAGGTTTAAAATCAAAGTCACAGCAAGGAGACAAACCAAGACATATAGAGAAATACCAGAGGTGGAGCTAAAAGGGTTTGGCATCAGCCCTGTATACAACTCAACATACCACGATCTTATTCACCAGATGAAGAGGTTGATTTAG